In a single window of the Raphanus sativus cultivar WK10039 chromosome 9, ASM80110v3, whole genome shotgun sequence genome:
- the LOC108827021 gene encoding B-box zinc finger protein 22, which translates to MKIQCNVCEAAEAAVLCCADEAALCLACDEKVHAANKLAGKHQRVPLSVSSSSIPKCDICQEASGFFFCLQDRALLCRKCDVAIHTVNPHVSAHQRFLLTGIRVGLESTTDTSPSTKPSPPSNDDKTSETKQVNLPISEPQKMDFGHHHQVVLPGTNVSDHISTKLPFASSGSAAGSIPQWQIEEIFRLTDFDQSYEYMEINGSSKADTSKRGDSDSSSVIRSGEEDGEDNSNCLGGGETSWAVPQIPSPPTASGLNWPKHFNHHSAVFVPDISSSTPYTGSSPSQRVGKRRRRF; encoded by the exons ATGAAGATTCAGTGTAACGTGTGCGAGGCGGCGGAAGCGGCGGTGCTATGTTGCGCCGACGAAGCTGCGTTGTGTTTGGCTTGCGATGAGAAAGTTCACGCCGCTAATAAACTCGCCGGAAAACACCAGAGAGTccctctctctgtctcttcctcttccataCCCAAATGCGACATCTGTCAg GAAGCTTCTGGATTCTTCTTTTGTCTGCAAGACAGAGCTTTGCTATGTAGGAAATGTGATGTAGCAATCCACACTGTGAACCCTCATGTTTCAGCTCACCAGCGGTTTCTTCTCACTGGAATCAGAGTTGGTCTTGAGTCTACTACGGACACTAGTCCTTCTACAAAACCTTCACCACCATCCAATGATGATAAAACCAGTGAGACAAAACAAGTTAACTTGCCAATATCTGAGCCTCAGAAGATGGACTTTGGTCATCATCATCAGGTTGTTTTACCGGGAACTAATGTCAGTGATCACATTTCGACAAAGCTCCCTTTTGCAAGTAGTGGATCAGCTGCTGGGAGCATTCCTCAGTGGCAAATAGAGGAGATTTTCAGATTAACTGATTTTGATCAGAGCTATGAATACATGGAGATCAATGGATCATCTAAG gcGGATACTAGTAAGCGAGGAGATTCAGACAGCTCTTCAGTGATACGGtctggagaagaagatggagaagataACAGTAACTGCTTGGGAGGAGGTGAGACATCATGGGCTGTTCCACAGATTCCTTCTCCACCAACAGCTTCTGGTCTAAACTGGCCTAAACATTTTAACCACCACTCAGCAGTGTTTGTTCCGGACATATCTTCCTCAACTCCTTACACAGGTTCTTCCCCTAGCCAGAGGGTTGGGAAACGACGTCGACGGTTCTAA
- the LOC108827024 gene encoding NADH kinase, giving the protein MAIRKLLLLLKPIDPYPFLQSESISLIKNPQVLKYLESRCKVHRNATNFCQEILNKKAVEWKPISRNDVSNPIRDVDMVITVGGDGTLLHASHFLDDSVPVLGVNSDPTQAHEVEELSDQFDASRSTGHLCAATVDNFEQVLDDILNERVVPSKVSRISVKLNSEPLLSHALNDVLIAHPCPAAVSRFSFKIKEKDGYTSPKTVNCRSSGLRVCTAAGSTAAMLSAGGFVMPMLSRDLQFMVREPISTGSTVTQMHSSFKPDQSMDVNWYSDHGTIYMDGCQVRYNVQLGDTVEISSDAPVLNVFLSKRL; this is encoded by the exons ATGGCGATCAGAAAGCTTCTGCTTCTATTGAAACCGATTGATCCGTACCCGTTTCTCCAATCAGAAAGTATCTCGCTCATCAAAAACCCTCAG GTTCTTAAGTATCTAGAAAGCAGGTGCAAAGTTCACAGGAATGCTACAAACTTTTGTCAGGAGATTCTTAATAAGAAGGCAGTTGAGTGGAAACCCATTTCACGCAATGACGTATCGAATCCCATTCGTGATGTGGATATGGTCATCACCGTTGGTGGAGATGGCACCCTCTTGCACGCCAGCCATTTTTTAGACGATTCTGTTCCGGTTCTCGGAGTCAATTCTGACCCAACACAAGCTCACGAG GTGGAAGAACTGAGCGATCAGTTTGACGCTAGTAGAAGCACTGGTCATCTTTGTGCAGCAACAGTTGACAACTTTGAACAA GTACTGGATGACATTTTGAACGAGAGAGTAGTTCCTTCGAAAGTATCGAGAATATCAGTAAAGTTAAACTCAGAACCTCTTCTCTCGCACGCACTTAATGACGTTTTGATCGCACATCCATGCCCTGCCGCAGTTTCAAGGTTCTCGTTCAA GATAAAGGAAAAAGACGGCTACACCAGTCCAAAGACAGTGAACTGCCGCTCAAGCGGCCTGAGAGTCTGCACAGCAGCTGGCTCAACAGCAGCAATGCTGTCAGCAGGTGGGTTCGTGATGCCAATGTTGTCTCGTGATCTACAGTTTATGGTTAGAGAGCCCATCTCTACCGGTTCAACCGTCACTCAAATGCATTCATCCTTCAAACCGGACCAATCCATGGATGTTAACTGGTACTCAGACCACGGCACCATCTACATGGACGGTTGCCAGGTCCGCTACAACGTCCAGCTCGGTGACACGGTCGAGATATCATCTGATGCGCCGGTCTTAAACGTTTTCTTGTCCAAAAGGCTTTAG
- the LOC130499896 gene encoding uncharacterized protein LOC130499896: protein MVRQRMLTAHYREIFGEPGSQLDPPGSSSGAGGSGSSDQESVPETQHFFPPIPPPMAQPQPMAQPMAQPMAQPMAPPVPPPMAPPEIPAAVHPDLMVPPTVPFSQYTVEDILGMPGRAGLPIIDPDRPDGTLWFGVDNSLATDVTETIKGYFSMAHPNWKLTPIYIRKTWFKIYAQKYHWSIGVSERVRKAFYEKAQVRLSDTVCNWKGAWIVKGYTRGKPAELTTDVWDGLIRYWKDPNSIRIANICAAACNTVDEHGNGPMLHSTGQKPHAGVRLKMAKELGRLPTLPELYERTHKNKAGQFLDGKSEQIYNNVIARVEERQTQLTQQSGDGLPVTLSTTEVDKIYEEVVPKKKGRTLGIGSVNDVPRATSSYAQRQTEEVTQLRSELGATKSRVSGLEAFIDVIASTNPEWEALLRNMKQQNPIPGESSGTHNEEDVTRRSEEFYEAMNEP, encoded by the exons atg gttcgccagcgcatgcttactgctcactacagggagatattcggtgagcctggtagtcagttagacccgccaggttcttcttcaggtgccggcggttcaggttcttcggatcaggagtctgttcccgagactcagcatttcttccctccgattcctcctccgatggctcagcctcagccgatggctcagccgatggctcagccgatggctcagccgatggctcctccggtgcctcctccgatggctcctcctgagatccccgccgctgttcatcccgatctcatggtgccacctactgttcccttctcgcagtacactgtcgaggatattcttggtatgccaggcagagctggtttaccaatcatagaccccgacagacccgacgggactttatg gtttggggttgacaattcccttgcgacagatgtaaccgagacgattaaaggttacttctccatggcgcatccaaactggaaattgacgccgatctacatccgaaagacgtggttcaagatttacgct caaaagtatcattggtccatcggggtcagtgagagagtgaggaaggcgttttacgaaaaggcgcaagttcgcttgtcggacacggtttgcaactggaagggtgcctggatcgtcaaggggtacacccgtggcaaacccgctgagcttaccacggatgtttgggacggcctcatccgttactggaaggatcctaactccattaggatcgcaaacatttgtgctgccgcctgtaacacggtagacgagcacggtaacggcccgatgctacactctacgggccaaaaaccacatgccggtgtccgtttgaaaatg gccaaagagttgggacgtctcccgactcttccggaactttacgagcggacccacaaaaacaaggcgggccagtttttagatggcaagtccgagcaaatctacaacaacgtaattgctcgggttgaggagcgccagactcagctgacccagcagtccggcgacggattaccagttaccttatccacaactgaagtggataagatttacgaggag gttgtccctaagaaaaagggacgtacgttggggatcggttccgtcaatgatgtcccgagagcgacatcatcttatgctcagagacagaccgaagaagtcactcagttgcgttccgagctgggcgcgaccaaaagccgtgtgagtggactcgaagccttcatcgacgttatagcgtccacaaatccggaatgggaagctttgttgaggaacatgaaacaacaaaatcccattccaggcgagtcatcgggcacacataacgaggaggatgttacgaggaggagcgaggaattctacgaggcgatgaacgagccttag
- the LOC130499663 gene encoding uncharacterized protein LOC130499663 → MLSGWTTHGRLACPYCNGATDAFQLKNGRKTSWFDCHRRFLPIGHPYRRNKTLFRHKRVVRDTPPPYLTGEETEKQLDYYGVLETVPRGGNWHVPPNMPDSYGVHHNWHKKSIFWELPYWKDLLLRHNLDVMHIEKNFFENIMNTILNVPGKTKDNIKSRLDLPDICSRSELHINSNGQVPVPIFRLSSEKKSVLFNWVASEVKFPDGYVSNLSRCVEKGQKFSGMKSHDCHVFMQRLLPFAFAELLPTNVHEALAGIGAFFRDLSTRTLKVEVVEQLQENIPILLCNLEKIFPPGFFDVMEHLAVHLPYEALLRGPVHYGWMYQYERAMKYLKGKAKNLAKVEGSIIAGSLTEETSHFTSYYFASKVRTRKRAPRRYDDGGVAPTYAVAGVPDNFSQIGRLGGKSKEVWWSSEEDAHSAHTYILLNCEDPLIRYFER, encoded by the exons atgttgtcgggatggactacacatgggagattagcttgtccatattgtaatggagcgacagatgcgtttcaactgaagaatgggaggaagacaagttggttcgattgtcatcgtagatttcttcccattggccatccgtaccgaagaaacaagacattgtttaggcacaaaagggttgtgagagacactcctcctccatatttaactggagaagaaactgaaaagcaactcgattactatggagttttggaaacagttcctcgtggtggtaattggcatgttccccctaatatgcctgattcttacggtgttcatcacaactggcacaagaagagtatattttgggagttgccatattggaaggatcttcttctgcgccacaacctcgatgtgatgcatatagagaagaatttctttgagaacatcatgaatacaatattgaatgtcccggggaagacaaaagacaacataaaatcaaggttagacttgccggatatttgctcaagaagcgagttacatataaacagcaatgggcaagttcctgttccgatattcagattgtcttcagaaaaaaagtcggtgttgttcaactgggtagcatcagaagtgaaattccccgatgggtatgtttcaaatctgtctagatgcgttgaaaagggtcaaaagttctctgggatgaagagtcatgactgtcatgtctttatgcaacgactacttccctttgcttttgcggagctacttcctacaaacgtacatgaagcacttgcag gcattggagcatttttcagggatctgagcacccgcacccttaaagtagaagtcgtggaacagcttcaagagaacattcccatcttattgtgcaacttggagaagatatttcctcctgggttttttgacgtaatggagcatctagctgtccaccttccatatgaggcattgcttcgtggacctgtacattacggatggatgtatcagtatgagcgagccatgaaatatttgaagggaaaagcaaagaaccttgcaaaggttgaaggttctataattgctggaagtttgacggaagaaacttctcacttcacatcgtactactttgcgtcaaaagtacgtactcggaaaagagctccaaggagatatgatgatggtggtgtcgcgccaacatacgcagttgctggtgttccagacaactttagccagattgggcgactgggtggaaaatcaaaagaggtttggtggtcgagtgaagaagacgctcatagtgcacacacctatattctacttaattgtgaggatccattgattcgttattttgaaaggtaa